TATTGGACATGCCCGTGCCCTATTCGGCAGAAGAGCTGGATGCCGCCAAGGCAGCATTGCTGAAGGCGAATGACCTGAGCAACGCCTATATCCGCGCCCTTGCATGGCGCGGCTCTGGCCCGGATATGGGCGTCTCGGCTCGGCGCAATCCGATCAGCGTCGCCATCGCCGCCTGGGAGTGGGGCAGCTATTATGGCGATGCGAAATGGCAGGGCGCCAAGCTGGACATCAGCTCGTGGAAGCGCCCCGATCCCGACACGATCCCGGCGGCGGCCAAGGCGGCGGGCCTGTATATGATCTGCACCATGTCGAAACACGCCGCCGAGGCGAAAGGTTGTTCGGACGCGCTGTTCTATGACTGGGAAGGATATGTCGCCGAGGCAACCGGCGCGAATATCTTCTTCGTGAAGGATGGCGAGATTCACACGCCGCTGGCAGACCGCTTCCTGGACGGGATCACCCGGCAGACCGTCATCGCGATGCTGAAAGACAGCGGCCGTGTCGTCCATGAGCGGCGCATTCGACCTGAAGAGCTTGCGGAGTTCAGCGAATGCTGGCTGACCGGCACCGCGGCGGAAATCACCCCGGTCGGTCAGATCGGCGAGCATCACTTCCAGGTCGGCCAGATCACCCGCGATGTGTCGGATGCCTATGAGGCTCTTGTCCGGAGCTGAGCCGATCCCCTCCGCCGGCCCCTCCGGGGGACCGGGGCGCCGCCCCGGACCCCGGGATATTTGGGTCAGGATGAAGCGCGACGCGGATGGTTTCGCGGCAAGACCGCCGGGGCTATAGTCCGGGCCATGACGCATTCCCTTCGCTCTGCGCTGCCGTTCTGGATGTCCCTTGGCCTCGTGCCGCTGGCGGTTCTGGCCGCGTGGCAGGGTGGCTGGTGGTGGGTGCTGATGCCGGGCTATGCGTGGTATCTGGTCTCTGGGCTGGACGCGGCGCTTGGCTTGAACCGCGAGAACCCGGATACCTCCGTGCCCGATTCAGAGCTGTTCTGGTATCGCGCGATCACGGTGATCTGGTTTCCGGTGCAGTTCTGTCTGATTTTCGGGCTGATCTTCTATGCCGTGCGGTCGGGGCTGAGCGGATGGGAGAAGCTGGGCCTGTTTTTCGGGCTCGGCGTGGCGACGGGGACGGTGGGGCTCGTCTATGCGCATGAGCTGCTGCATCAGCGGCCAGGATGGGAGCGGTGGCTGGGCGATCTTCTGCTGGCATCGGTGCTG
This genomic window from Paracoccus sediminicola contains:
- a CDS encoding branched-chain amino acid aminotransferase, whose translation is MDGAYDDRDGKIWMDGELLDWRDAKVHVLTHGLHYASSVFEGERCYDGKIFKGHEHSLRLIESGRLLDMPVPYSAEELDAAKAALLKANDLSNAYIRALAWRGSGPDMGVSARRNPISVAIAAWEWGSYYGDAKWQGAKLDISSWKRPDPDTIPAAAKAAGLYMICTMSKHAAEAKGCSDALFYDWEGYVAEATGANIFFVKDGEIHTPLADRFLDGITRQTVIAMLKDSGRVVHERRIRPEELAEFSECWLTGTAAEITPVGQIGEHHFQVGQITRDVSDAYEALVRS